In Colletotrichum higginsianum IMI 349063 chromosome 1, whole genome shotgun sequence, the DNA window ACCCGCTCGTCTCCTTCGAGATggtcgagatcgaggagactctcaaggccgagaaggaggccaacGAGACGACCTCGTGGGCCGACCTGTGGGCCACGCCCGGCAACCGCCACCGTCTCTGGATCTGCGTTTCCCTCGGCATCTTTGCGCAGTGGTCAGGTGAGAACGCCCTTTGATGCAGACAtgccttttctttttccatAAACCTGTACCCACGAGAAATACTGACGGGCTTAATCCACCAAAAAAAGGCAACGGCGTCGTCAGTTACTACCtggccatcatcctcgagTCCGTCGGCATCACATCCGTCACCGACCAGACGCTCATCTCGGCCTGCCTCCAGATCTGGAACCTCATCTGGTCCGTGGCCGCTGCCGTCTGCGTCGACAAGGTCGGCCGCAAGGCGCTCTTCATGACCAGCGGCATCATCATGCTGGTCTCCtacatcatcgtcaccggCCTGTCCGGCAGCTTCGACGCCACCAAGCACGGCCCGACCGGTCTCGCAGTCGTCCCGTTCCTGTTCATGTAcgtccccttccctcccccctccatcgtCCCATATCGAAGCCTGTGTCGGATAAGCTAACATGGCGTCTCTCAAGTTACTTCCTCGGCTACGATCTCGCCCTCACGCCGCTCGTCATCTCGTACCCGGTCGAGATCTGGCCCTACCAGCTACGCGCCCGCGGGCTCGCGACCTGCCAGATGgtctccctcgccgccatcttcttcaacaccttCATCAACCCCATCGCGCTCGACGCCATCCAGTGGAAGTACTACTTCGTCTTCGtggccatcctcgtcgcGATGCTCTTCTCGGTCTGGTTCACGTACCCGGAGACGCGCGGCCGCACCCTCGAGACCATCGCCTGGCTCTTCGACAAGGAGCACGCcaacgtcggcatcgtcttgGCCGAGGACAAGCTGGAGGGCACCGAGATGCACATTGAGGACTCGTCACCGGAAGAGTCTCACAATGAGAAGGGAGCCCGTTCGTAGTTATTGTTGCTGCACTGGGGCGTTGCCAGGACCATGATGAGAGGGGCCTGCTTTACTACTAAGGCCTTGTCTTCCAGAACAGGACTCACGTCATCTACGCCAGTTTCGAGAGATGCCAGACGATGAATGACGTACATGTATAATTAATTACGTTTATAATAATGAAGCTCACAGCGACTAGTTATCTTCTAAAGCAGGGTTGAGGAGCTCTTCATACACATCCACTTCACATGCTGACTGCTGACTGCTGACTGCTGACTCCTCAAGAGACTACCGTCACGAGATGGACCGCAATACAACAAAGACGTTTCATCAAGCCCGTCGACAGGTTCGTCGCTCATGGGCTGCGAGTCCACAACTGGTCAGTGGCTGGATGTGATCAGCCGCACCACACGCCGTGGCTGTGCTTAAACTCTCACAAAGTTGCCCGTCGCCATTCGGGGTTTAGTACAAAGTATGCTAGCTCAcccgcccccccccaagaAAGCTGCACTGAGCTGAAAGGTGACATGAGACAGAATGATGAGGAAGTGTTCTGCCCAGGCGGCCAATGATCACTTGCTACGCGGGTGCTTGACACCCATTGCTTATACATATCCACTCGTCTGATCGCCCCAAATTAGCGTGAGACCCTTCTCATTCTTTTGACAAGCTtcggggaagagaagggggtcTGATCCCCCGCTGCATTCGAGCTTGTTCTTGGCTCCAAAGACACATAACCATTGGAGCTGTACAGCTGCGTCCCCTCGACGTAATCACGAGCCAGTCCCTCGTCCCTCCTCATCAATGATCAATCGTGTGTCGAGAGCTGAAGCTGGGCGAGCAAAGGTGGCGGCGGTCCAACACAGCCTCCCCTCATTTTACTCAGCCGCATACGTTAGCCCAGGCAGACTTTCGGGGTTTGTGCTGATTCTGTCTGGTCTCTCACATGCGCGCGCCGTTGTTTAAAAGCGGTCGACACCCGTCGATGGTTGTCGCACCCGTCACTCTCGTCTGTCGCCGCGGCACATCTACCATCATCAGCTCGGAGGATAGCACTCTACGATCCAAAACCGAAACAAGTCCCACTACAACAAACCTGATCTCGAGTGACTAGTATAACAGTCAGTACTCGACGCCAAGATGGCCGCGCCCGCAGTGCACCACCTCCCGCAGGCCGGCAACTCGGTCGGCATCTTCCCGCAGATGACGGCGCGGCAGAGCGAGACGCTCGTgctcaaggagaagatgCTGTCCCTGACGGGCGACAGTTTCGACATCAAGCTCGCCAACGGGCAGCCTATCCTCCGCGTGCAGGGCAAGGCGCTGTCCATCTCGGGCCGCAAGTCCGTCTACGACATGGCGGGCAACCACCTGTTCGACATCGCCAAGGAGCACTTGCACATTCACACGACCTTCGTGGCGCAGGATCCTCAAGGGAACAAGATCATGGAGGTCAAAAGCAGCTTTGCGCGTGAGTCTTGGCCTTCCCATTACAACAtggagagagacggagagacatagcgagagagagagagagaaccaGCAGAACAGCGCGCTGACAACTAGCTTAACACAGTCATCGGGTCcaaggcgacggcgaccttcATATCCCCGCACTCGGGCAAAAGCGAAACCCTCGAGATGAAGGGCAACTGGCTGTCGACGCAGGCCGACATCGTTGACACGACGACGGGCCAGGTGCTGGGCCGGATCGACCGCAACATGCTGCGGGTGCGCGACTTCCTGGGAGGCAAGCAGACGTACGCGCTGACGGTGGCGCCGGGCGTCGACATGGCCCTCATGTGCGCCCTGTGCATCTGTctggacgagaagaagaacgacCAGAAGGGTTGAGGGGCTCTCTGCCGGCCTGGTGCGTGttgtcgggggggggggggggggggcggtgTCTGTTATTGTTGTTTTGGTTGATAGTCCATGATACCTGGCGCGAAATGAGAATGTGAATTTGTTCGATTCGGGTGTATCCAGTATTGTGGTATGCCTGTCGGCTTGTGGTTCAGAGGTCAGAGACTTGTGGACAGAACAACGTCGAGACTCCTGCACAGCACCACAGGGTCACCGAATCAGTTgctcttctttcttcctgCCTCTTGATCCGGCTCGAGAAGTGTAGACGTAGACTTGAACAAGCACCTCACTGATGGGCAAAAGGCTGGGACAGCGACTAACACACGCGGGATGTGACCTGACACTGTTCCCTCGACTAGACGACGCTCACGACCTACCTGCTTGGCGTCTTCGAGGCCCCCTTCGCCGTCGTGAGGGAGGAGGCATGGTACCGCATCACGGCGTCCAGGGCTCCCACcggccacctcgtcgtcgccgtcaacggtACGCTGATCCTCAATGTCTCGCACGCCTACCACCCCCGGgtccttgccggcggcggcacgccGTAGGCGGGGTCGCCGACTTTCACCGACTCCGTCAGCTTCGGCGTGTACCAGGACCAAGCCGCCCACTTCAAAAAATGTACACGTCCACCACGATACAGCAGACGGCTCGATGCTCACGCCAACGTCCTCACGTCCTACTTCGGATGTCCTTGTCGAGTTCGGGACCCTCGCCAACCCCCTCAGCGCGTGATACACTCTAGACGTTCTAGCCCTGGGGCCCTCCTTGGACAACTGCGCCGCATTCGTCTACTGGGCCCACTGGACCTCAACTACTATACAGGTGCGTATAGAAGTAACAGAAGCGTCAGAAGCATCAGAATCGCTGGAACACATCACAGCATTAACTAAAATAGTGGGTTTAGTAGTGAAAGTAGGTTGGAAATCATGTTAGCAGAAAATACCACTGTCGGGTATCTGACTGTACAAAAGTCCTAAATTGAGTAGTCCAGATCGACGAAAAGTCTGAGCTATTAGACTAAGTCGCTTTGCAATGCGATCTGTTCGCAATGCCTTTCGCATCGCGAAGAGCGTCCGCAGCAGTTTCATAGTCTCTTGTCCAACATCGCGCGATGATGTCCCCGCCATATAGATCCTTAACGTCCGGAAACTCCCGCCTTCTAAAGAGATCATTAACCCGATTCTCATattcttccttctcctcctgtGACCTGAACAGCCCGCCCGGTTCTCTGTAAGGCCAATGTCCTGTAACTATAGTGTATAGGACAGATCCAAGACTGAAGAGATCCGTGGATGGAGTCGGTATGCTATCTTCATCATCAGGTTGACTGAAGCCTGCGTCTGGAAGCCCTTCGCCATCTACATCCAGCTCTTCGCAGACAGACCCTCCAAAATCACAAAGCAAGAGACCCAAGGTACCAGGGCTTGCTTCATGGATCAGGAAATTATCAGGACGTAAATCGCTGTGGACGATGCCCTTGCTGTGTATGTAGACAACGCACTCAATGGCTTGTTGGAACCATCTTTGTCGGAGTGGTTGAGGAACATCTCTGGTGTTCAGATGTTGTTGCAGCCCGCCATGACTAGCCTCAGCGAGTAGTAGTCCTCGAGGTGTCGTCTGTCGCCCGAGAAGCCTGTGGCAGTAGGTAAACAATGCGTCTTGAATACATGCTTCTCAGCCTTCCTTACCTGACGACCCTAGGGTGATTTCCTAGCCTAGTTAATATTTTCTCCTCAACCACATAGTGTTTCTCTACCGTCGGCCGAGGTTGAATCTGTTGGTCCCTTGAAATGCAAACAGCTGCCTTGAAGATCCTGTCTTTTCCGACCCGGAAAAGGATGCCCGTGGACCCTACTGAGGGGAGTTGTTCATACTGCTGTAGGGTAACAAGGTTGTATTCCATGACGATAGGGAGGAAAAAGCGGAGGTGTGTTGGGGACAATTGTAGAGGTTACCAACAACTACGTACAGGGGGCCTATCCCACTAACAGATTTCTGTGGTGTCACTATATGTTAGCTGTGCAAGCAACATGCTCATCCTGCTCACCCTGCTCACCCTACTCACCCCGATCGCGCGACCTTAGGGCGGCGGGTGATCTGGCTGCACCTGGGACACACAGTGGCAAAAGGTTGGGCGACTGGCTTCTGCGGCAGATCAACCTATGGGACGGACGGAGCTGCTCACCCGTCAGGACAAAGAGAGTATCGAGTGATATCTAGAGCCTTGGCCAACTCACAGTTGGCGGTTCTCCCACTCGTCAATGTGTCTGCCCCGCCGACGCGTGCCCACGCGTTTCTCGAAATAGCCAAGACCAACAACGTACACACCTACATCGCCGGTTTTATTGTGGATTCGCGTCGTGTCCGGGCATCGCGTGCCTCCACTCTGCGAGCGGCCCCTCGGTTGTGTAGTGTAGTGGTTATCACTGTAGGTTTCCTCCAAAGCCTCTCCTTCGCATCCAACGTCATCACATACTGACTCCCTTCGAGCCGGATTTTGATCACTGTCAAACGTCTTCCGGCAACCCCGGTTCGAGCCCGGGCACGACCTTCAAATCGTTCTTCTTTTGGCCTTTTGTGTTTCTGATCAACTTCTTGGATGTTCAAGATACATACAATATGCGGGATGATTTTATGTAGTAGTTTGCGTAGTAAAcacccctctccctccttgATGTGTGTGTTGCACCAAGTCTACTATCATGAGCccctcgagaagaagggccgGATTCCCGGGTGTCCAACGCCGGACAAAAGTCCCCCGCCGGCTACTTCCGGCAATTTGTTCCGGCATCGGAGCTACTCGATCGGGCCTCCCGTGCCtttgcttcttcctccctctccgaTATCGTGTCACATGACGCCGTAATCAAGGCACCGGGGAAAAGCAATCCAGCCCATCAACCCAGACACTCTCCGTGACCCCTCTCCACGTCCCAACCCGCAATGTCCATCTCCGCACGCGTCTTCAAGAACGGCTTCATCCCCGCAGCCCGAACCCTTCCCCGCGCCACCAGCAAGACCGCCTCACCGTTCGGCCTCGGATACTACCGCACCATGGCCACCAGCGCAAAGGAGTTCCTGTGCATCCTGCCAGACAAGCCGGACACGCTCGCTCAGCGGCTGGAAGTTAGACCGTGAGTTGCAGCAAAATTCCGGGGGGGACAGCCCCGGCGACAATCGAGGCCGAAGTGCCGTGATGGCTAACCCGCATGGAAGCACGCACTTGGCCAACGCCCAGGCTCAAGCGGGCAAAGGAAAGGTGGTAGTTGGCGGTGCGTGTCCCTGTTTCCCCCACCTCGCCTTTGTGACAATGTGCTCTTGGTCCTGACGAGAACGGCGGCAAAGGCGCCATGTTCGAGGAGCACCCCGTGGAGGGCACGACGCCCAGCTTCAAGGGCAGCGTCATGATGTACACGGTCCAgaacgccgaggaggcctgGGAGCTTATCCGGAACGACATCTACGCCCAGAAGGGCGTGTGGGATCTCGAGAAGGCCCAGGTGATTCCGGTAAGTCCACCAACCGCCCGGTCCCCGATTGactcgtcgagacgagacgagacgagatAGACGAGATAGACGAGACAGACGAGACTCTAAGGGAGAAGCTGGCTGACGGTGGC includes these proteins:
- a CDS encoding Hexose transporter — encoded protein: MGVSAKQPTANEAKAVGQELASVLPNDGIPWWKKKHLLRLNFCIFSFMLFTSSNGFDGSIMNGFLALPQWREFMGNPTGAWLGLINAMYSLGAVVGYPLCAMLCNRWGRKLGLWLSVAFALGGTALQTAAPNIAAFIAARFLMGVSQGLSVGAPLLIAENAFPTHRGIASSIYNCGWYIGAIVAAWATFGTRNMEGDVSWQIPSGLMALLPLMTVPALFMMDESPRWLVSKDRADEARANLAKTHCGGDINHPLVSFEMVEIEETLKAEKEANETTSWADLWATPGNRHRLWICVSLGIFAQWSGNGVVSYYLAIILESVGITSVTDQTLISACLQIWNLIWSVAAAVCVDKVGRKALFMTSGIIMLVSYIIVTGLSGSFDATKHGPTGLAVVPFLFIYFLGYDLALTPLVISYPVEIWPYQLRARGLATCQMVSLAAIFFNTFINPIALDAIQWKYYFVFVAILVAMLFSVWFTYPETRGRTLETIAWLFDKEHANVGIVLAEDKLEGTEMHIEDSSPEESHNEKGARS
- a CDS encoding Duf567 domain protein, whose amino-acid sequence is MAAPAVHHLPQAGNSVGIFPQMTARQSETLVLKEKMLSLTGDSFDIKLANGQPILRVQGKALSISGRKSVYDMAGNHLFDIAKEHLHIHTTFVAQDPQGNKIMEVKSSFALIGSKATATFISPHSGKSETLEMKGNWLSTQADIVDTTTGQVLGRIDRNMLRVRDFLGGKQTYALTVAPGVDMALMCALCICLDEKKNDQKG
- a CDS encoding RhaA is able to hydrolyze alpha-1; translated protein: MPTTLTTYLLGVFEAPFAVVREEAWYRITASRAPTGHLVVAVNGTLILNVSHAYHPRVLAGGGTP
- a CDS encoding Kinase — encoded protein: MEYNLVTLQQYEQLPSVGSTGILFRVGKDRIFKAAVCISRDQQIQPRPTVEKHYVVEEKILTRLGNHPRVVRLLGRQTTPRGLLLAEASHGGLQQHLNTRDVPQPLRQRWFQQAIECVVYIHSKGIVHSDLRPDNFLIHEASPGTLGLLLCDFGGSVCEELDVDGEGLPDAGFSQPDDEDSIPTPSTDLFSLGSVLYTIVTGHWPYREPGGLFRSQEEKEEYENRVNDLFRRREFPDVKDLYGGDIIARCWTRDYETAADALRDAKGIANRSHCKAT
- a CDS encoding Ycii-related domain protein, which encodes MSISARVFKNGFIPAARTLPRATSKTASPFGLGYYRTMATSAKEFLCILPDKPDTLAQRLEVRPTHLANAQAQAGKGKVVVGGAMFEEHPVEGTTPSFKGSVMMYTVQNAEEAWELIRNDIYAQKGVWDLEKAQVIPFKSALRESL